The following coding sequences are from one Saprospiraceae bacterium window:
- a CDS encoding BatA domain-containing protein — MGVLFPGFLWALALLVVPLVIHLFYFRRYKPVQFTNVRFLKELVEETASRNKLKNWLILLARILAVAALIFGFAQPFNKSENKAQGEAHAVSIFVDNSWSMKGRNADGELFQSAKKLAHDILEAYPETDKFQLITHDMDGKQMRLLNREEAFTLLEQIKPTPSVQSLSRILDRQIQTVKSNPKLKPEIYLISDFQKNITQFTNTEIDSSLQIRLVPVQSLKENNLSIDTAYFIHPLILPKQSNRLVYQVSNFGNSNLDDVRVSYRIDQQEFPSAPLQISAGKSKIDTINFVVNQAGWHSLEIKISDFPITYDDQYFMSFQAAEQIKVLTIYQDKINPSLQSALKSMPTFETDFKKSDALDYSKFETYQLILLQNIKYLSSGLVSELNKACQKGINILLFPAADIGPKDYEAMYLHLGAPQLSSFERIDKEGGEINLESDLFADVFVSKKANMKLPSSRASYSFKGGRPYESLLKYRDETPMLIRYHLEKSEVYIFSSPLEDEYTDLGKTAEIFVPLLFKTALSASDSKVHSHVIGSDNLIAWDVPQQNNIQDLGLKISGPEEFIPGMKIAQNKIYLDVYDQVKSAGIYDLFSGQSQLGKLAFNQNRKESDLSYYSEAELNKLYGNKFEIKPYMNAADIKTDIKEGMQGSHYWRWLLWAALFFLLAEGIFIRFIKSH, encoded by the coding sequence ATGGGTGTTTTATTTCCCGGATTTTTGTGGGCTTTAGCATTACTGGTTGTACCATTGGTCATACATCTATTTTATTTTAGAAGATACAAACCTGTACAATTCACCAATGTTAGATTTCTCAAAGAATTGGTAGAAGAAACGGCTTCCCGAAACAAGCTGAAAAATTGGTTGATTCTGTTAGCAAGAATATTGGCTGTAGCAGCCCTTATATTTGGCTTTGCTCAACCTTTCAATAAGAGTGAAAATAAAGCTCAAGGTGAAGCGCACGCAGTAAGCATATTTGTAGATAATTCGTGGTCTATGAAAGGTAGAAATGCTGACGGAGAGTTGTTTCAATCTGCTAAAAAATTGGCTCACGACATACTGGAGGCTTATCCAGAAACTGACAAATTTCAACTGATCACACATGACATGGATGGGAAACAAATGCGCTTGCTAAATCGCGAAGAAGCATTTACTTTGTTAGAACAAATTAAACCCACCCCTTCAGTTCAAAGCCTTTCGAGAATCCTGGACAGACAGATACAAACAGTCAAAAGCAATCCCAAACTAAAGCCTGAAATTTATCTTATATCCGATTTTCAAAAGAATATCACGCAGTTTACGAATACGGAGATCGACAGTAGCCTTCAAATTCGATTGGTTCCCGTACAGTCACTCAAAGAAAATAATTTGTCCATTGACACAGCTTATTTTATCCATCCACTTATTCTCCCGAAACAAAGTAACCGACTGGTCTATCAGGTAAGTAATTTTGGAAACTCGAATCTGGATGACGTTCGTGTAAGTTATCGTATCGATCAACAGGAATTTCCTTCCGCCCCGCTACAAATCAGCGCCGGTAAAAGCAAAATTGATACCATTAATTTTGTTGTAAATCAAGCAGGATGGCATTCTTTGGAAATTAAAATTTCTGATTTCCCGATTACATATGATGATCAGTATTTCATGAGTTTTCAAGCAGCAGAACAAATTAAAGTATTAACAATATATCAGGACAAGATAAATCCAAGCTTACAGAGTGCTCTAAAATCCATGCCCACTTTCGAAACTGATTTTAAAAAAAGTGATGCACTGGATTACAGTAAATTTGAAACCTATCAATTAATTCTTTTACAAAACATAAAATATCTGAGTAGCGGTTTAGTTTCAGAATTGAATAAAGCATGTCAAAAAGGCATAAATATATTGTTGTTTCCTGCAGCTGACATTGGACCAAAAGACTATGAAGCAATGTACCTTCATTTAGGTGCACCACAACTGTCTAGCTTTGAAAGAATCGATAAGGAAGGTGGCGAAATTAATCTTGAGTCTGATCTATTTGCAGATGTATTTGTCAGTAAAAAGGCCAATATGAAATTGCCTTCATCAAGAGCAAGTTATAGTTTTAAAGGAGGCAGACCTTATGAGAGTTTGTTGAAGTATAGAGATGAAACTCCTATGCTGATACGCTATCATTTAGAAAAATCGGAAGTTTATATATTTTCATCTCCTCTTGAGGATGAATATACAGATCTGGGGAAGACCGCCGAAATTTTTGTGCCTTTATTATTCAAAACAGCACTTTCTGCGAGTGACAGTAAAGTTCACTCTCATGTAATCGGCTCTGACAATTTAATCGCTTGGGACGTCCCTCAACAAAATAATATTCAGGATCTCGGTCTCAAAATTTCAGGGCCGGAGGAATTTATCCCCGGAATGAAAATCGCACAAAATAAAATCTACTTAGATGTTTATGATCAAGTAAAATCAGCAGGGATCTATGACCTATTTTCCGGCCAATCTCAATTGGGTAAATTGGCTTTCAACCAAAACAGAAAAGAATCCGATTTAAGTTATTACTCCGAAGCAGAATTGAATAAACTTTATGGGAACAAATTTGAGATCAAACCATACATGAATGCTGCAGATATTAAAACAGATATCAAAGAAGGCATGCAGGGCAGTCATTACTGGAGATGGTTATTATGGGCAGCTTTATTCTTTCTATTAGCAGAAGGAATATTTATTCGATTTATAAAAAGTCACTGA
- a CDS encoding AMP-binding protein produces MDTRPWLKNYPSGMPANIDADAFPSLIAYSKSKFEQYAALKAYTFMGKSLTYKQIDEMSTAFGAYLQSRGMKAGDRVAMMMPNCLQYPIAIFGALKAGIIIVNVNPLYTPHEMEFQFKDSKAKAIVIAENFAKNLETVLSNTSIEIVITTSIGEMLGFFKGGLIDFVVKHFKGMVPTFHIENTIKFCDALETGKKFTLVKTETKPDDVILLQYTGGTTGVSKGTMLTNRNLIANVFQIRAVISSHLQEGKEVALSPLPTYHIFAFAVNIMAMMSLGANTVLVVNARDIPSLIKEFKKNKISLITGVNTLFNALLHHPEFPKLDFSSLKVSVGGGMAVQTSVAENWKKVTGCDLCEGYGMTETSPVISINPIDGSGRLGTIGMPVPSTEIKIINEQGMECGFNEAGEILVRGPQVMKGYYNRPDETEKVMRDGWLYTGDIATMDTDGFLKIVDRKKDMILVSGFNVYPNEIEDVIALNDKVLEVAVIGVPDEKSGETVKAFIVKKDKSLTSDEIIAHCKKYLTNYKMPKQVEFRDQLPKTNVGKILRRELRSN; encoded by the coding sequence ATGGATACCAGACCTTGGTTAAAAAACTACCCCAGTGGCATGCCGGCTAATATTGATGCTGATGCTTTTCCATCTCTTATCGCTTATTCAAAATCAAAATTTGAGCAATACGCTGCTTTGAAGGCTTATACTTTTATGGGCAAAAGCTTGACTTACAAACAAATAGATGAAATGTCGACAGCTTTTGGAGCTTACTTACAAAGCCGAGGAATGAAAGCCGGAGATAGGGTTGCTATGATGATGCCAAACTGTCTTCAGTATCCCATTGCCATATTTGGTGCACTCAAAGCCGGAATCATCATCGTAAATGTGAATCCACTATATACACCCCACGAAATGGAGTTCCAGTTCAAAGACAGCAAAGCTAAAGCTATTGTAATCGCTGAAAATTTTGCAAAGAACCTGGAAACGGTTTTGTCAAATACTTCAATTGAAATCGTAATCACAACCTCAATTGGTGAAATGTTGGGCTTCTTCAAAGGTGGACTAATAGACTTTGTCGTAAAACATTTCAAAGGAATGGTACCAACTTTCCACATTGAAAATACGATTAAATTTTGCGATGCACTTGAAACCGGAAAAAAATTCACCCTTGTCAAAACGGAAACAAAGCCGGATGATGTCATACTACTTCAATATACCGGAGGAACAACAGGTGTGAGTAAAGGCACTATGTTGACAAATCGAAATTTGATTGCAAACGTCTTTCAAATAAGAGCTGTTATTAGTTCGCATCTTCAAGAAGGAAAAGAAGTCGCGTTATCACCTTTACCTACCTACCATATTTTTGCATTTGCCGTGAATATCATGGCTATGATGAGTCTTGGAGCAAATACAGTTCTGGTAGTCAATGCCCGAGATATACCTTCTTTGATCAAAGAATTCAAAAAAAATAAAATCAGTTTAATTACAGGCGTAAATACCCTCTTCAATGCCCTGTTGCATCATCCTGAATTTCCAAAATTGGATTTTTCATCATTAAAGGTTTCCGTAGGCGGAGGGATGGCTGTGCAGACCTCTGTAGCTGAAAATTGGAAAAAGGTTACGGGTTGTGATCTATGTGAAGGATATGGTATGACTGAAACCTCACCTGTCATTTCAATCAATCCTATCGATGGTTCCGGGAGACTTGGGACCATTGGTATGCCTGTTCCTTCTACAGAAATTAAAATCATCAATGAACAAGGTATGGAGTGCGGTTTCAATGAAGCAGGAGAAATTTTGGTTAGAGGTCCTCAGGTAATGAAAGGATATTACAACAGACCTGACGAAACTGAAAAAGTGATGAGAGACGGTTGGCTTTATACAGGCGACATCGCAACGATGGATACTGATGGCTTTCTCAAAATAGTGGATCGAAAAAAAGACATGATTCTGGTGTCAGGCTTTAATGTTTATCCAAATGAAATAGAAGACGTCATCGCGCTTAATGATAAAGTCCTCGAAGTAGCAGTGATCGGAGTTCCGGATGAAAAATCAGGCGAAACAGTTAAAGCATTTATTGTCAAGAAAGATAAATCATTGACGAGCGACGAAATCATCGCTCATTGCAAGAAATACTTGACAAATTACAAAATGCCAAAACAAGTAGAGTTCAGAGACCAACTTCCAAAAACCAACGTTGGAAAAATACTGAGGCGTGAATTGAGATCTAATTGA
- a CDS encoding aminopeptidase P family protein: protein MKQHGVDAYIISSSDPHQSEYVPERWSGRQWISGFTGSAGTVVVTTSHAGLWTDSRYFLQAEEELAGTEMQLHKLLVQTQAEYVDWICANIRSGSIVACDFACFSFGQIQSFDKLLTAAGLHLKNTNCLLDAIWLDRPSLPILPIWDYDIKYAIVSRESKLERIRTWMKTLKADVYLVTALDEIAYLLNLRGSDVECNPLFVSFFKMDLHSATLYVQKAKLSSGLIQELKSCNIEIEAYQEFYKVVADMDKNSKIAVDPTTLNAKLALLLPQNSLLTTVSPVMNMKAVKSDKEVAHIRVAMAKDGAALVKAFRWLEQQLAQGVHPTEYEMSEKLASSRAEMPDYIGESFHAIVGFKSNGAIIHYRPAQTNSSKIKAEGVLLVDSGGQYLDGTTDITRTIALSEQNIEIKKQYTAVLKGHIDLCKLVFPKGTKGIQMDILARRHLWVLGLNYGHGTGHGVGYFMNVHEPPQGFVSAWNQRGMAEFLPGMLTSNEPGYYETGSHGIRIETLLLVQENEEKDFCSFENMSVFPIDKNLIDLKSFGLDYRDWLNNYHQYCLKQISPWCSEEEKKWLESKCTPIEL, encoded by the coding sequence ATGAAACAGCATGGAGTAGATGCATATATCATCAGTTCTTCAGATCCACATCAAAGTGAGTATGTTCCGGAACGCTGGTCAGGAAGGCAGTGGATCAGTGGATTTACAGGAAGCGCAGGTACAGTAGTCGTCACAACAAGTCATGCAGGTTTATGGACAGACAGCAGGTATTTTCTTCAGGCAGAAGAAGAGCTGGCAGGGACCGAAATGCAACTCCATAAACTCCTGGTCCAAACTCAAGCCGAGTATGTCGATTGGATTTGTGCGAATATAAGATCAGGATCCATCGTAGCTTGTGACTTTGCTTGTTTTAGCTTTGGACAAATTCAATCTTTTGATAAATTGCTTACCGCTGCGGGGCTACATCTGAAAAATACGAATTGTCTTCTCGATGCGATTTGGCTGGATCGTCCTTCATTACCGATCCTTCCAATCTGGGATTATGATATCAAATATGCGATAGTATCAAGAGAGTCAAAGTTGGAAAGGATACGGACTTGGATGAAGACCCTAAAGGCAGATGTGTATCTAGTTACAGCATTGGATGAAATTGCCTATTTATTAAATTTAAGAGGGTCAGATGTCGAATGTAATCCGCTATTTGTATCGTTCTTTAAGATGGATCTACATTCTGCAACTCTTTATGTTCAGAAAGCAAAACTCAGTTCCGGATTAATTCAGGAGTTGAAATCTTGTAACATAGAAATTGAGGCATATCAAGAGTTTTATAAGGTGGTAGCCGATATGGATAAGAACTCTAAAATTGCTGTTGATCCGACTACTTTAAATGCAAAGCTCGCGCTTTTGTTGCCTCAGAACAGTTTGTTGACAACAGTCAGTCCTGTAATGAATATGAAAGCTGTGAAATCAGACAAAGAAGTCGCTCATATCCGAGTAGCAATGGCTAAAGACGGTGCAGCTTTGGTGAAAGCATTTCGTTGGTTGGAGCAACAACTGGCTCAAGGTGTTCACCCAACAGAATACGAAATGTCAGAAAAACTAGCTTCAAGTCGTGCTGAAATGCCAGATTATATAGGAGAGAGTTTTCATGCTATTGTCGGGTTTAAGTCAAACGGTGCCATAATTCATTACAGGCCAGCCCAAACTAACTCTTCCAAAATCAAAGCGGAAGGTGTTTTGCTTGTGGATTCAGGGGGGCAATATTTAGATGGGACCACCGACATTACCAGAACAATAGCATTGTCTGAACAGAATATTGAAATTAAAAAACAGTATACTGCAGTTTTAAAAGGGCATATAGACTTATGTAAACTTGTGTTTCCTAAAGGTACAAAAGGTATTCAAATGGATATTCTGGCAAGAAGACATCTTTGGGTACTTGGATTAAATTATGGTCATGGCACCGGACATGGAGTCGGATATTTTATGAATGTGCACGAGCCACCTCAGGGATTTGTTTCAGCATGGAATCAAAGAGGAATGGCAGAATTTTTACCTGGAATGTTGACCTCCAACGAACCTGGATATTATGAAACAGGAAGCCATGGTATCAGAATTGAAACCTTGTTATTAGTTCAAGAAAATGAAGAAAAAGATTTTTGTTCTTTTGAAAATATGAGTGTTTTCCCAATTGATAAAAATTTAATAGACCTTAAAAGTTTTGGATTAGATTACAGAGACTGGTTGAATAATTATCATCAATATTGTTTAAAACAAATCTCACCTTGGTGTTCAGAAGAGGAAAAGAAATGGTTGGAAAGTAAATGTACTCCAATTGAGCTATAA
- a CDS encoding carboxymuconolactone decarboxylase family protein → MSLQSEFNDYRSRMNEVILSKDNLPLKRFFSLDHQMYQDGALPMKTKEMLGLVASMVLRCDDCIRYHLGKCHDQDITTEEIYEIFAIANMVGGSICLPHTRRGAEYWEELVSQ, encoded by the coding sequence ATGTCTCTACAATCTGAATTCAATGATTACAGGTCCAGGATGAATGAAGTAATTCTATCTAAAGACAACCTTCCGCTCAAGCGCTTTTTTTCATTGGACCACCAAATGTATCAAGATGGAGCGCTTCCCATGAAAACGAAAGAAATGCTTGGTTTGGTAGCTTCTATGGTGCTGAGATGCGATGATTGCATCCGTTACCATCTTGGCAAATGTCATGACCAAGATATCACTACTGAAGAAATCTATGAAATTTTTGCAATTGCCAATATGGTCGGTGGATCCATTTGCCTCCCTCATACACGAAGAGGAGCTGAATACTGGGAAGAACTGGTATCGCAATAA
- a CDS encoding thioredoxin family protein: protein MLRSLIFTLVLSSFLMSLSSCAQTPTSSALAANEGWLTSLEEAYKISKKTGRPILANFTGSDWCGWCKRLTANVFVTDEFKKWANKNVILLELDYPRYKKLPDDLRQQNASLQQQFQIQGFPTVWVFDLEKDKTTKQFQIAQIGRTGYKPTSAEFITDVNNILANRKK, encoded by the coding sequence ATGCTAAGAAGCTTAATTTTCACCCTGGTATTGAGTAGTTTTTTAATGTCATTGAGTTCATGTGCTCAAACACCGACATCAAGCGCACTGGCAGCAAATGAAGGCTGGTTAACCTCTCTTGAAGAAGCATATAAAATTTCCAAAAAGACAGGTAGACCGATCCTAGCGAATTTTACAGGAAGTGATTGGTGCGGATGGTGCAAAAGGCTTACGGCCAATGTATTTGTCACCGATGAATTCAAGAAATGGGCCAATAAAAATGTAATATTACTAGAATTGGATTATCCCCGATACAAAAAGTTACCGGATGACTTGAGACAGCAAAATGCCAGTTTACAACAGCAATTCCAAATTCAAGGCTTTCCTACTGTGTGGGTATTTGACCTTGAGAAAGACAAAACCACCAAGCAATTTCAAATTGCTCAAATCGGTCGAACTGGCTATAAACCAACTTCAGCAGAATTTATCACAGACGTGAATAATATATTGGCAAATAGAAAAAAATAA
- a CDS encoding serine hydrolase produces the protein MMLNRILFVVLIQLSLSFACVEAQSYFPPSTPGVWDTISPARLGWCNERIDSLYQLLAVNNTKAFILLKDGKIVLEKYFNNHTPSSLWYWASAGKSLTSFVVGLAQQDGYLSIDDQTSKYLGPAWTNCTPEQESKIKIRNQLTMTTGLDDAVSEPDCTVSSCLQYKDDAGNRWAYHNAAYTLLDQVIENATGKTFNQYINLRIKTITGMDGQFIKQGYNNVFFSTARSMARYGLLILNRGAWNQQQILMDQAYFNNMISTSQNLNLSYGYLWWLNGKSTYMIPQTQFVFRGSLNPNAPADMFAALGKNGQFINVIPSQNMVWIRMGEAPDNSLVPFTFNDDIWALINSLKCNTSSTHESQNTGSELYVTPNPSSHELYILGENDIKNLKYQIFDHLGRKISEGSYYNQIDISNLPKGYYSILVSNMNHSLPFRFVKI, from the coding sequence ATGATGTTGAATCGAATTTTGTTTGTTGTCCTAATTCAACTTAGTTTATCATTTGCATGTGTTGAAGCGCAATCTTACTTTCCACCCTCCACTCCAGGAGTTTGGGATACTATATCACCTGCAAGACTTGGTTGGTGCAATGAAAGAATTGACAGTTTGTATCAATTATTAGCTGTCAACAATACCAAAGCATTTATCCTCCTGAAGGATGGCAAAATTGTGTTGGAAAAATATTTTAACAACCATACTCCAAGCTCTCTATGGTATTGGGCATCCGCAGGAAAATCATTGACATCTTTTGTCGTAGGATTAGCCCAGCAAGATGGATACTTGAGTATAGATGATCAAACGTCAAAATATCTCGGCCCAGCTTGGACAAATTGTACTCCAGAACAAGAATCTAAAATAAAAATTAGAAATCAGCTCACAATGACAACTGGATTGGATGATGCAGTTTCGGAACCGGATTGTACTGTAAGTTCATGTTTGCAATATAAAGATGATGCCGGAAATAGATGGGCATATCACAATGCAGCTTATACATTATTGGATCAAGTAATAGAAAATGCAACTGGAAAAACATTCAATCAGTATATCAATCTGAGGATCAAAACCATCACAGGTATGGATGGACAGTTTATCAAGCAGGGATATAATAATGTCTTTTTTAGCACTGCCCGCAGCATGGCCAGATATGGCTTGTTAATTCTGAATCGTGGGGCATGGAATCAACAACAAATTCTTATGGATCAAGCCTATTTTAATAATATGATTTCTACATCACAAAATTTAAATCTATCGTATGGGTATTTGTGGTGGCTTAATGGCAAATCCACTTATATGATACCTCAGACACAATTTGTTTTCAGAGGGAGCCTGAATCCCAATGCACCAGCAGATATGTTTGCCGCTTTGGGCAAGAACGGCCAGTTCATTAACGTGATACCATCCCAAAATATGGTGTGGATCAGGATGGGTGAGGCTCCTGATAATTCCCTTGTACCTTTTACTTTCAACGATGACATTTGGGCACTGATTAATAGTTTAAAATGTAATACCAGCTCCACTCACGAAAGCCAAAATACTGGGTCAGAATTATATGTTACGCCCAATCCATCTTCACATGAATTATATATTCTAGGAGAAAACGATATCAAGAATTTGAAGTATCAAATTTTCGATCATTTAGGTAGGAAAATTTCAGAGGGCTCTTATTATAATCAAATAGATATTTCAAATTTGCCAAAAGGATATTATTCAATTCTTGTTTCGAATATGAATCATTCACTACCGTTCAGATTTGTGAAAATTTAA
- the rpoN gene encoding RNA polymerase factor sigma-54: MIKQHVSQKLLQKLSPQQIQLMKLLQIPTSILDQRIQEELEVNPALEEGDEDYDDEHLDRYDKNDHEDPQDSGSDSEMADSNDHFEKEESHDNDFEEYLSLYMDDDTAGYKYKSDDYGADMDEHKTIPVAVENTFHDHLEKQIGLLRLKTEDQYKIALQIIGSIDDDGYLRREPSAIIDDLIFAQNIDTNEKEILAILAKIQTFEPLGVGARNLQECLLIQIRGKQKVNNVKHLQKSLRIAELILEEFFDEFSKKHYIKLQRSLNITESQLKSALDEILKLNPKPSSGYVDAHQPNQMVGHYIIPDFTIVNRDGELELTLNSRNAPDLRVNDHYLEMLRTYKDHKNTQQNNKKEKEAVLFIKQKIESARWFIDAIKQRQDTLYKTMYCIMQYQSEYFHTGDQKKIKPMILKDISEVTSLDISTISRVANSKFVQTEFGTKRLKEFFSESLQNEEGDEVSTLEVKKILSEMIIKESKRKPLSDEKLKELLLRKGYNIARRTIAKYREQLNIPVARLRKELV, from the coding sequence ATGATCAAGCAACACGTCAGTCAAAAATTACTCCAAAAACTGTCACCGCAGCAAATACAATTAATGAAGCTGCTACAAATTCCAACATCTATCCTGGATCAAAGAATACAGGAAGAATTGGAAGTAAATCCCGCACTAGAAGAAGGAGATGAAGACTATGACGATGAACATTTGGATAGATATGACAAAAATGACCATGAAGATCCACAAGATTCTGGATCTGATTCAGAGATGGCAGATTCTAATGATCATTTTGAAAAGGAGGAAAGCCATGACAATGATTTTGAAGAATACTTGAGTTTGTACATGGACGATGATACTGCAGGATACAAATACAAATCAGACGATTATGGAGCCGATATGGACGAGCACAAGACTATACCGGTTGCTGTAGAAAACACTTTTCATGATCATCTTGAAAAGCAAATTGGTCTACTCCGTTTGAAAACTGAAGACCAATATAAAATAGCACTACAGATCATAGGCAGTATTGATGATGATGGTTATCTCAGAAGAGAACCTTCTGCGATCATAGATGATCTCATTTTTGCCCAAAACATTGATACAAATGAAAAAGAAATTCTAGCCATTCTAGCAAAGATTCAAACGTTTGAACCTTTGGGTGTTGGAGCAAGAAATTTGCAGGAGTGCCTATTGATTCAAATCCGAGGAAAACAAAAGGTGAACAACGTAAAACACCTTCAAAAATCTCTCCGAATTGCGGAGCTTATTCTCGAAGAATTTTTTGACGAATTTTCGAAAAAACATTATATAAAACTGCAGCGCTCGTTGAATATCACCGAGTCCCAACTCAAATCCGCATTGGATGAAATTCTAAAACTCAATCCAAAACCATCTTCGGGTTACGTTGACGCTCACCAGCCTAATCAGATGGTTGGTCACTATATCATTCCGGACTTTACAATCGTGAATCGCGATGGAGAATTGGAATTGACTCTCAATTCCAGAAATGCGCCTGATCTCAGGGTAAATGACCATTATCTGGAGATGTTGCGCACCTACAAAGATCATAAAAATACACAACAGAATAATAAAAAAGAAAAGGAAGCTGTACTATTCATCAAGCAAAAAATTGAAAGTGCAAGATGGTTTATCGACGCCATCAAGCAAAGACAAGATACTCTGTACAAGACCATGTATTGTATCATGCAATACCAATCTGAGTACTTTCATACCGGTGATCAAAAGAAAATTAAACCTATGATTCTCAAAGATATATCTGAGGTAACAAGCCTTGACATATCGACGATTTCTAGAGTAGCCAATAGCAAATTTGTACAGACAGAATTTGGCACTAAGCGATTAAAAGAATTCTTCTCAGAATCGCTCCAAAATGAAGAAGGCGATGAGGTCTCAACCCTTGAGGTGAAGAAGATCCTATCGGAAATGATCATCAAAGAGAGCAAACGCAAGCCACTGAGTGACGAAAAGCTGAAGGAACTGCTACTGAGAAAAGGTTACAATATAGCCCGGCGCACGATTGCAAAATATCGTGAACAGCTCAATATCCCTGTGGCTAGACTGAGAAAAGAGTTGGTTTAG
- a CDS encoding dihydroorotase — MNPILFKQVKILDPNSSFHKSVCDVLIQDGTITKINKFIKASPEVIPLHNNGSILSPGWVDVGTCSGEPGNEHRETWKSLAAAAQKGGYTTLLTFPNNQPFTHSKTEVQSIVNHTSRLQVSIFPIGALSKDGLAKEMADYLQMYDAGAVAFSDGSISMQHQGMMLRALEYSKLIPKGLVINIPEDAMIAGTGQMHEGQISTFLGLKGIPEIAEKIMLDRDLSLQEYTGSRLMLHKISTSYSTDKIRRAKKQSDHIFSTVSIFNLLFEDKSLIDFEVNYKFRPPLRDGATLKSLVKGVLDRSIDIIVSDHTPWDTEKKDLEFQQSAFGSINLETAYASLRTFGDKVLTDEIWVECVAIRPRQIFNLPSTSIQINEKADLCWFHPETEWKYTSENIHSKSKNTPYPGVTFKGKALGIYCKNNFYDNR, encoded by the coding sequence ATGAATCCAATATTGTTCAAACAAGTAAAAATTCTGGACCCTAACAGTTCTTTTCACAAAAGTGTCTGCGATGTGTTGATTCAAGATGGCACGATCACTAAAATCAACAAGTTTATCAAAGCATCGCCAGAAGTGATTCCACTCCACAACAATGGATCTATATTATCACCCGGATGGGTTGATGTAGGGACTTGTTCAGGAGAGCCCGGAAACGAGCACCGAGAAACTTGGAAAAGTTTAGCAGCAGCTGCTCAAAAAGGAGGATATACTACTTTGCTGACATTTCCAAATAACCAACCCTTTACACATTCTAAGACAGAAGTGCAGTCTATAGTCAATCATACTTCCCGACTGCAAGTAAGTATATTTCCAATTGGAGCTCTGAGTAAAGATGGACTGGCAAAAGAAATGGCCGACTACCTTCAAATGTATGATGCCGGTGCAGTCGCTTTTTCAGATGGAAGTATATCTATGCAACACCAAGGCATGATGCTTCGCGCTTTAGAATATTCTAAACTGATCCCGAAAGGTCTGGTCATTAACATTCCTGAAGATGCTATGATCGCAGGGACCGGACAAATGCATGAAGGACAGATAAGCACTTTTCTGGGTTTGAAAGGTATTCCCGAAATTGCTGAAAAAATAATGCTGGATCGAGATCTATCTCTACAAGAATATACGGGATCTAGATTGATGCTTCATAAAATATCTACATCATATTCCACAGATAAGATAAGAAGAGCAAAAAAGCAAAGTGATCATATTTTTTCGACGGTTTCTATTTTCAATTTGCTTTTTGAAGATAAATCCTTGATAGATTTTGAGGTGAATTATAAATTCAGACCTCCTCTTCGTGATGGAGCTACATTAAAATCCCTAGTCAAAGGCGTCTTGGATAGAAGTATAGACATCATCGTGAGTGATCATACTCCATGGGATACCGAAAAAAAAGACTTAGAATTTCAGCAGTCCGCTTTTGGATCCATCAACCTTGAAACAGCTTATGCATCGCTGCGCACCTTTGGCGATAAAGTCTTGACTGATGAAATTTGGGTAGAATGTGTAGCAATCCGTCCGAGACAAATTTTCAACCTTCCAAGTACCAGTATTCAAATCAACGAAAAAGCAGACCTGTGCTGGTTTCATCCGGAAACTGAATGGAAGTATACTAGTGAAAACATTCATTCAAAATCAAAAAACACACCTTACCCTGGAGTTACTTTCAAGGGGAAAGCTTTAGGTATATATTGTAAAAACAATTTCTACGACAATCGTTAA